The following coding sequences lie in one Tepidimicrobium xylanilyticum genomic window:
- a CDS encoding DUF6092 family protein, with protein MEVLLPKSVIDELDKAVCYILTSAKSYVDEPRSYVPMRLLESASIILDILSIYDNKYLWLNEEINRIKLLPLESEAEYLREIDIILTRLIESY; from the coding sequence GTGGAAGTGTTATTACCAAAGAGTGTTATAGATGAACTAGATAAAGCAGTATGCTATATATTGACTAGTGCAAAAAGTTACGTTGATGAACCACGAAGTTATGTTCCTATGAGGTTGTTAGAAAGTGCAAGTATTATTTTAGATATTCTCAGTATTTATGATAACAAGTATTTATGGTTAAACGAAGAAATAAATAGAATTAAGTTGTTGCCCTTAGAGTCAGAAGCAGAATATTTAAGGGAAATAGACATAATATTGACAAGGTTAATAGAGAGCTATTAG
- a CDS encoding nitroreductase family protein codes for MDLKDVILKRRSIRRYTNEEVFTDILLEISKIAINAPSASNMKAWKLVIVNEKEKIEKIKRFSPGMGFTPPALIVVGIDKEKAIKKAGPIAIKEFIYYDAAIVSYNICLLALEYGLGSCILASFNRTAIGKFVNFPEEIYPILMVAVGYPLKVPQEVQLGNMTDTIFVQSYESR; via the coding sequence TTGGATTTAAAGGATGTAATACTTAAGAGAAGGAGTATAAGGAGATACACAAATGAAGAGGTTTTTACTGATATACTTCTTGAAATTAGTAAGATAGCAATTAATGCTCCGAGTGCAAGTAACATGAAGGCATGGAAATTGGTAATTGTAAATGAAAAAGAAAAAATTGAGAAAATAAAACGTTTTTCGCCTGGGATGGGATTTACACCTCCTGCATTAATTGTTGTAGGAATTGACAAAGAAAAAGCAATTAAAAAAGCTGGGCCTATAGCTATTAAAGAATTTATTTATTATGATGCTGCGATAGTTTCGTATAATATTTGTCTATTGGCATTGGAATATGGTTTAGGTAGTTGTATATTAGCTTCTTTTAATAGGACAGCTATTGGAAAATTTGTGAATTTTCCCGAAGAGATTTACCCTATTCTTATGGTTGCTGTCGGTTATCCTTTAAAAGTTCCACAAGAAGTACAACTTGGCAATATGACTGATACAATATTTGTGCAAAGTTATGAAAGTAGGTGA
- a CDS encoding ABC transporter ATP-binding protein, with translation MEQGFLEIKDLKMYFPINKTQYVRAVDGVNISIKQGEVLGLVGESGSGKSTIAYTIMGMYRQTSGEIIFNDEVITSKTKGRSKSFRKNAQIVFQDPGSSLNEHQDVRQILSLPLKVHKIVPKNQIEDKILEILEMVQLPSDFMYKSPNSIGGGEKQLVSIARALCANPKFIILDEPTSSLDVSIQAKILNMLMTIQKEKKLTYLFITHDMGVMRNVSSRVAIMYLGKICEIAPTETFYTSPLHPYTRMLLSAIPVVSEEEEALKPKKIIPTGEIPSPVNVPEGCSFNTRCYEKRDICMCEDPQMKEISPGHFVRCHLY, from the coding sequence ATGGAACAGGGATTTCTTGAAATCAAAGATTTAAAGATGTATTTTCCTATTAATAAAACTCAATATGTTCGTGCAGTAGATGGTGTAAATATTTCAATAAAGCAAGGGGAAGTACTAGGATTGGTAGGAGAATCAGGTTCAGGTAAAAGCACAATTGCTTATACGATTATGGGAATGTACAGACAGACTAGTGGTGAAATAATATTCAATGATGAAGTAATAACATCAAAAACAAAAGGTAGAAGTAAATCGTTTAGGAAAAATGCACAGATTGTATTTCAGGATCCTGGCTCATCTTTAAATGAACATCAAGATGTAAGGCAAATATTAAGTCTTCCATTAAAAGTACATAAGATAGTACCAAAAAATCAAATTGAAGATAAAATATTAGAGATTCTTGAAATGGTTCAGTTACCAAGTGATTTCATGTACAAGTCTCCAAATAGTATCGGTGGAGGAGAAAAACAGCTAGTTTCTATAGCAAGAGCCTTATGTGCTAATCCTAAATTTATTATACTTGATGAACCTACATCTTCACTTGATGTTTCGATACAAGCTAAGATTTTAAACATGTTAATGACTATCCAAAAAGAAAAGAAATTGACCTATTTATTTATAACTCATGATATGGGTGTGATGAGAAATGTTTCTTCGAGAGTAGCTATCATGTATCTAGGGAAAATCTGCGAGATTGCACCTACTGAGACATTCTATACATCTCCATTACATCCTTATACAAGGATGCTTCTTTCAGCTATACCCGTTGTATCAGAAGAAGAAGAGGCTTTAAAACCAAAAAAAATTATACCAACTGGTGAAATACCTTCACCGGTAAATGTTCCAGAAGGTTGTAGCTTTAATACTAGATGTTATGAAAAAAGGGACATTTGCATGTGTGAAGATCCACAAATGAAGGAAATTTCTCCTGGTCATTTTGTAAGATGCCACCTTTACTAA
- a CDS encoding ABC transporter ATP-binding protein encodes MNDDRLLDIKNLQIWYRTYRGYAKVVNGVNLYVGRGEKIGLVGESGCGKTTTMKSIMRLLEKEIVHIPDGGEILFEGKNILNLPEREMQDIRRRKISMISQSPMAALNPVFKIGEQMVDIIKYSGLLESNNKEDMIEIARNAIKTVMIPDPDRILNSYPYQLSGGMRQRICIAMSLMTPRDLLIADEPGTALDVTIQDQIYRLLNELVKDKGCSLIMVTHSLGVARELVDRIYVMYAGDIVETCKTKNLFDNPLHPYTQGLLDCIPRLTGRGLSEGIYGYIPDYHVPTPGCRFYPRCKEAMEVCKNEKPPVIEMENEHYVACFKYVTENFT; translated from the coding sequence GTGAACGATGATAGATTGCTTGATATTAAAAATCTTCAGATATGGTATAGGACATATCGAGGCTATGCCAAAGTTGTTAATGGTGTGAATCTATATGTTGGTAGAGGCGAAAAGATTGGGCTTGTAGGGGAATCTGGATGTGGGAAGACCACAACTATGAAATCAATTATGAGGTTACTAGAAAAAGAGATTGTACATATACCAGATGGAGGAGAAATATTATTTGAAGGCAAAAATATATTAAATCTTCCAGAACGTGAAATGCAGGATATAAGGAGAAGAAAGATTTCAATGATTTCTCAATCGCCCATGGCTGCTTTAAATCCAGTATTTAAAATTGGTGAACAGATGGTAGATATTATAAAATATTCTGGGCTATTAGAGTCCAATAATAAAGAGGATATGATAGAAATTGCCAGAAATGCTATCAAAACTGTTATGATACCCGACCCTGATAGAATTCTAAATTCTTATCCTTATCAGCTTTCTGGTGGTATGAGACAACGCATATGTATTGCGATGTCTTTAATGACACCAAGAGACTTATTGATTGCAGATGAACCTGGTACAGCGTTAGATGTAACTATACAGGATCAAATATATAGATTATTAAATGAACTAGTTAAGGACAAGGGATGCTCTTTAATCATGGTTACACATTCTCTAGGAGTTGCAAGGGAATTAGTAGATAGAATATATGTTATGTATGCAGGGGATATTGTTGAGACATGTAAGACTAAGAATTTGTTTGATAATCCATTACATCCATACACTCAGGGATTATTAGATTGTATTCCAAGACTTACTGGGAGAGGACTTTCAGAAGGTATTTATGGATATATACCTGATTATCATGTTCCAACACCTGGTTGTCGATTCTATCCAAGATGTAAGGAAGCTATGGAAGTATGTAAAAACGAAAAGCCTCCGGTAATTGAAATGGAAAATGAGCATTACGTAGCTTGTTTCAAGTATGTTACTGAGAATTTCACATGA
- a CDS encoding ABC transporter permease: MKSIGFKQSSNGRVLKKTGFLKPSTRENMKIYWYKFSRNKLSVTGLIIVLTCIILAIFAEYVTPYPEHSREFVDFANARVAPNSRYWFGTDVFGRDVFTRVIFSFRGALKMPIVVLAISVPIGTLTGLLAGYYNGTWISTIIMRITDIFVSIPPLVLALSIASLLEPNMTNSMIAVTVSWWPWYTRLVYGNAASIKNEYFVKNAELIGASKFHILFKEILPNCLSPIFTKMALDVGWVILQGASLSFVGLGEQPPTPDFGQMISDGAKYMPDLWWTTIFPALGIVFIILGFNFLGDGIRDMLDKGR, from the coding sequence ATGAAGAGTATAGGATTTAAACAATCAAGTAATGGAAGAGTTTTAAAAAAGACTGGTTTCTTAAAGCCATCTACAAGAGAAAATATGAAAATTTATTGGTACAAATTTTCACGAAACAAGTTATCTGTTACTGGTTTGATAATAGTATTAACATGTATTATACTTGCAATTTTTGCGGAGTATGTAACTCCATATCCTGAGCATTCAAGGGAGTTTGTTGATTTTGCAAATGCGAGGGTCGCCCCCAATTCTAGGTACTGGTTTGGGACAGATGTTTTTGGTAGAGATGTTTTTACAAGGGTTATCTTTTCCTTTAGAGGGGCATTAAAGATGCCTATTGTAGTTTTAGCTATTTCAGTTCCTATTGGTACATTAACTGGATTATTAGCAGGTTACTATAATGGTACATGGATATCAACAATTATAATGCGTATAACTGATATATTTGTATCTATACCACCATTAGTTTTAGCTTTATCCATTGCGTCCTTGTTAGAACCTAATATGACCAATTCAATGATAGCAGTAACAGTATCATGGTGGCCATGGTATACGAGATTGGTTTACGGGAATGCTGCATCAATAAAGAATGAGTATTTTGTGAAAAATGCAGAATTAATCGGAGCTTCAAAATTTCACATATTATTCAAAGAAATACTCCCAAATTGTTTATCACCTATATTTACTAAAATGGCGTTAGATGTAGGTTGGGTTATTCTTCAAGGAGCTTCCCTAAGTTTTGTAGGACTGGGAGAACAACCTCCAACACCAGACTTTGGCCAAATGATTTCAGACGGTGCAAAGTATATGCCAGATTTATGGTGGACAACTATTTTCCCAGCATTAGGAATCGTTTTTATAATACTTGGGTTTAACTTCTTAGGTGATGGGATTCGAGATATGCTTGACAAAGGGAGGTAA
- a CDS encoding ABC transporter permease, whose protein sequence is MVNYIIKRLVLSILVIFGVSILIFTISRIIPGDPARLALGPRATAEAVEALRKEMNLDEPLLKQYVLWLKDVLNGDLGRSLTSKRPVSMDIKQFLPATIELMIFAALLMVIFAFLLGILSAKYKNSLFDGILRIFTYTGIALPAFVVATLLLLLFGFIWEGVIPVLGRLSPGVEPPPHITGLYVLDSILSGRFSTAWDAFLHLLLPATALCLGGMVQNARLLRSSLIDNMTKEYITVSKSFGLPTNLIMRKYLLKPSSVSVVTVLGMDIASLCGNAFLVENIFNWPGLSRYGINSMLTKDLNSIVAVVLIIGVIFLIANFIVDLITAALDPRIRLGGE, encoded by the coding sequence ATGGTCAATTATATTATCAAGAGGTTAGTACTGAGCATATTAGTAATATTTGGTGTATCAATATTGATATTCACTATTTCGAGAATAATTCCAGGAGATCCTGCTAGATTGGCCCTAGGGCCTAGAGCTACAGCTGAGGCAGTAGAAGCATTGAGGAAGGAAATGAATCTTGACGAGCCCCTACTTAAACAGTATGTTTTATGGCTAAAAGATGTTTTGAATGGGGATTTAGGAAGATCTTTAACATCTAAAAGACCAGTTTCTATGGATATTAAACAGTTTTTACCAGCTACTATAGAATTAATGATTTTTGCAGCGTTATTAATGGTGATATTTGCTTTTTTGTTAGGAATTTTATCTGCAAAATATAAAAATTCACTATTTGATGGGATACTAAGAATTTTTACTTATACTGGTATCGCATTACCAGCATTTGTTGTTGCTACATTATTGCTTTTGTTATTTGGATTTATATGGGAAGGTGTAATACCTGTATTAGGACGTCTAAGTCCTGGAGTAGAACCTCCACCTCATATTACAGGATTATATGTATTAGATAGTATATTAAGTGGCAGGTTTTCTACTGCATGGGATGCCTTTTTGCATTTGCTTTTACCTGCAACTGCTTTATGCTTGGGAGGTATGGTACAAAACGCAAGGCTTCTACGCTCTTCATTAATAGATAACATGACCAAAGAGTATATTACTGTTTCAAAAAGTTTTGGATTACCTACTAATTTAATTATGCGTAAGTACTTGCTTAAACCATCATCTGTATCTGTTGTTACTGTTTTGGGAATGGATATAGCATCATTATGTGGTAATGCTTTCTTAGTTGAAAATATTTTTAATTGGCCAGGGTTATCACGTTATGGAATTAATTCAATGCTAACCAAGGATTTAAATTCTATAGTTGCTGTAGTTTTAATAATTGGTGTTATATTTTTGATAGCAAATTTTATAGTGGACCTTATTACTGCAGCTCTTGACCCAAGAATAAGATTGGGAGGCGAATAA
- a CDS encoding DUF917 domain-containing protein, translated as MSTKKLTTREEVEDFVRGCTFFGTGGGGLPSNGIDSLMSEIEKGNEVGWVDISEIDDDAITVCPFLMGSIAPHTPEVIKEMEGFGLTNPVNKEKERLAKAVAELAKYMGVKVSAVVPIELGGANTPGPLAAGILNGIPCVDGDYTGRAIPEILQTTPYIAGKKLWPVASVDEFGNVCFIDQAINYRMVERIGKLIASGAYGLAGQAGFLMTGKEMKETIIPGTLTESYEVGKMIREARESNLNPVEEIVNKLDGYLLAKGVVTNKETKDELGYYWGVHTIAGREEFEGNTYKIWFKNENHVMWENDKPIITSPDMIVVVNSKTGEPYANPILAIGEEVSVIGLKARKEFQNEKAIGVLGPRYFGFDFDYVPIDERIKNK; from the coding sequence ATGTCAACAAAAAAACTAACTACTAGAGAAGAAGTTGAAGATTTTGTAAGAGGGTGTACATTCTTTGGAACAGGTGGAGGAGGATTGCCAAGCAATGGCATTGATTCGCTTATGTCTGAAATAGAAAAAGGAAATGAAGTTGGCTGGGTAGATATAAGTGAAATCGATGATGATGCAATTACAGTATGTCCATTTTTAATGGGTTCTATTGCACCTCATACACCAGAAGTAATCAAAGAAATGGAAGGGTTTGGATTAACTAATCCAGTAAATAAAGAAAAAGAAAGACTAGCAAAAGCAGTGGCAGAATTAGCAAAATACATGGGTGTAAAAGTAAGTGCAGTAGTTCCAATTGAATTAGGTGGTGCAAATACCCCCGGACCTTTAGCTGCAGGAATTCTTAATGGGATACCATGTGTAGATGGAGATTACACTGGCAGAGCAATTCCTGAAATTTTACAGACCACACCTTATATTGCAGGTAAGAAATTATGGCCTGTTGCTTCTGTTGATGAGTTTGGTAATGTATGTTTTATAGATCAAGCAATTAACTATCGTATGGTAGAAAGAATTGGGAAATTAATTGCTTCTGGTGCATATGGTTTAGCTGGACAAGCTGGTTTTTTAATGACAGGTAAGGAAATGAAAGAAACAATAATACCAGGCACATTGACAGAATCTTACGAAGTAGGAAAGATGATTAGAGAAGCCAGGGAAAGCAATTTAAATCCAGTAGAAGAAATAGTTAATAAATTAGATGGATATCTTTTAGCTAAGGGAGTTGTAACAAATAAAGAAACAAAGGATGAGCTAGGATATTATTGGGGAGTTCATACTATTGCTGGAAGAGAAGAATTTGAAGGCAATACATATAAAATATGGTTTAAGAACGAAAATCATGTAATGTGGGAAAATGATAAGCCTATTATTACAAGTCCTGATATGATTGTCGTAGTCAATTCAAAGACTGGAGAGCCTTATGCCAATCCTATTCTTGCTATTGGCGAAGAAGTTTCAGTAATAGGACTTAAAGCTAGAAAAGAATTCCAAAACGAAAAAGCAATTGGGGTTTTAGGACCTAGATATTTTGGTTTTGATTTTGACTATGTACCCATTGATGAAAGAATAAAAAATAAATAG
- a CDS encoding aspartate/glutamate racemase family protein: protein MNSIKILNLLPVIYTEGLESETNDRIKLRDEILKETNNLVTLDTVFIEKGFASLEGSYDVGMTVPHIIEKAKWGQENGYDAIILDCFLDPGLDECREVLNIPVFGACQSACSLAIRLGGEFSVIGILDEMDRCIKQNLAKYGMISRLRSIPVLDVQVLNIQYNSEEIVNKVAEIGVKIVKEDKGKVIVLGCTGLAPLVKSMQNKLNKNNINVPIIEPFRAALFDAISCVLMGVSHSKEAYKPIRKKFNNLDC from the coding sequence ATGAATAGCATTAAAATCTTAAATTTGCTACCAGTTATATATACTGAAGGATTAGAAAGTGAAACAAATGACCGCATTAAGCTTAGAGATGAAATATTAAAAGAAACTAATAATTTAGTAACTTTGGATACTGTGTTCATAGAAAAAGGATTTGCTTCTCTTGAGGGGAGTTATGATGTAGGAATGACAGTACCACATATAATAGAAAAAGCTAAATGGGGGCAGGAAAACGGTTACGATGCAATTATTTTAGATTGTTTTTTAGACCCGGGACTCGATGAATGCAGAGAAGTGCTTAATATACCAGTATTTGGTGCATGTCAATCAGCTTGTTCTTTAGCAATCCGATTAGGAGGTGAGTTTTCAGTAATAGGCATATTGGATGAAATGGATCGATGTATAAAACAAAATTTAGCAAAGTATGGGATGATTAGTAGATTGAGGTCAATACCTGTGTTAGATGTACAGGTGCTGAATATACAATACAATAGCGAAGAGATAGTTAATAAAGTAGCTGAAATAGGTGTAAAAATTGTAAAGGAAGATAAAGGAAAGGTAATAGTGTTAGGATGTACGGGATTAGCACCATTAGTTAAATCAATGCAAAATAAACTTAATAAGAATAATATTAATGTTCCAATAATTGAACCTTTTAGAGCAGCTTTATTTGATGCTATCTCCTGTGTTTTGATGGGAGTATCTCACAGCAAAGAAGCTTACAAACCGATTAGAAAAAAATTTAACAACTTAGATTGTTAA
- a CDS encoding PucR family transcriptional regulator has protein sequence MGITVKEALKIWPLTLGQVIAGKNGLDREVTSVSVLEIPKETKWFKGGELQISAFYTIANDVESQLEVLNNLNKSNCSGLVLCHIGHWLKSVPQKLIQLANKINFPVIIVPEHIAYIDIITPITDAILNKKKQGINYDLETIHKMANILLDNKNIDHIIYSLSKSLNKSVLFFNIKNECLTTGNNQISEKLINEIKESILTNVNRFIDKNEYIIITSQLTGISILLVPVIINTKYYGTIAILNVSNLKNIDMMKIAESKYACGLAVIENIRLNELRSSVILNYYTDLIQWNFSNEIQAMQKASTMNLNVSRISLILTIEIFKSYIHSNKINNFDLQAKINEIYNYVIEKIKTEKSINYIMTLNNKIIILINDCGNDTKTITYAQRLGNRLINSIQIYFNAPVAIGIGNYQTSISKIKNSYHESLLAIKIGNALFNKSHCTNFQIVEILSLLFEGIDTRQASSAIKKLFEPLERYDAENNSALTLTLKALINCNFKTSLVAEKLFIHRNTVLQRKNKIIELLQFDPEEFPYRLLYELATILEKMVD, from the coding sequence ATGGGAATTACAGTTAAAGAAGCTTTAAAAATATGGCCTTTAACTCTTGGGCAAGTAATAGCAGGTAAAAATGGATTAGATAGAGAAGTAACAAGCGTTAGTGTGCTTGAAATACCAAAAGAAACCAAATGGTTTAAGGGAGGGGAACTCCAAATATCTGCTTTCTATACTATTGCCAATGATGTAGAAAGCCAATTAGAAGTACTAAATAATTTAAACAAATCTAATTGCAGTGGACTTGTACTTTGTCATATTGGACATTGGTTAAAATCAGTTCCCCAAAAACTAATCCAGCTTGCTAACAAGATTAATTTCCCAGTTATCATAGTTCCTGAACATATAGCTTATATTGATATAATAACCCCAATCACAGATGCTATATTGAATAAAAAAAAGCAGGGTATCAATTACGATTTAGAAACAATTCATAAAATGGCAAATATATTACTAGATAATAAAAATATTGACCACATTATTTATTCATTAAGTAAATCACTAAATAAATCTGTTCTATTCTTTAACATAAAAAACGAATGTTTAACTACAGGAAACAATCAAATATCTGAAAAATTGATCAATGAGATTAAAGAATCTATCTTAACTAATGTTAATCGTTTTATTGATAAAAATGAATACATAATAATAACTTCTCAACTAACTGGAATTTCCATTTTACTTGTTCCAGTAATAATAAATACAAAATATTATGGAACTATTGCTATCCTTAATGTATCTAATTTAAAAAATATTGATATGATGAAGATTGCTGAAAGTAAATATGCCTGTGGATTAGCTGTAATAGAGAATATTAGACTTAATGAACTTAGATCTTCAGTTATTTTAAATTATTATACTGATTTAATCCAATGGAATTTTAGTAACGAAATACAGGCAATGCAAAAAGCATCTACTATGAATTTAAATGTGTCAAGAATCTCTTTGATTTTAACCATAGAAATATTTAAATCATATATCCACAGTAATAAAATTAATAATTTTGATTTGCAAGCAAAAATAAATGAAATATACAATTATGTTATAGAAAAAATTAAGACAGAAAAATCTATTAACTACATTATGACTTTAAACAATAAAATTATTATTCTTATCAACGATTGTGGTAATGATACTAAAACTATAACTTATGCCCAAAGATTAGGAAATAGGTTGATTAACTCAATTCAAATATATTTTAATGCTCCAGTAGCTATTGGTATTGGCAATTATCAAACATCTATATCAAAAATAAAGAATAGTTATCATGAATCTCTTTTAGCAATAAAAATTGGTAATGCACTTTTTAATAAATCGCATTGTACAAATTTCCAAATAGTTGAAATACTTTCATTATTATTTGAAGGTATTGATACAAGACAAGCATCTTCAGCTATTAAAAAGTTGTTTGAACCTTTGGAAAGGTATGATGCTGAGAATAATTCAGCATTAACACTGACTTTAAAAGCACTAATTAATTGTAACTTCAAAACATCATTAGTTGCTGAAAAGTTGTTCATACATCGTAATACAGTTTTGCAAAGAAAGAATAAAATAATAGAGCTTCTTCAGTTTGACCCAGAAGAATTCCCTTACAGGTTACTGTATGAATTAGCAACTATTTTAGAAAAAATGGTTGATTAA
- a CDS encoding response regulator transcription factor, which translates to MSTRVIVINRDKLLFKGLKYSLEQDNYIVESAFTVKESKDKIKKKDYGLVILDLVLPDGNGLNLCQTIRENSQVPIIVLTEKQDDVNKILALEYGADDYITKPINILILKAKIKAILRRANMKNFHFENQIVKIDDFIINTLGRRLTKGDASITLTGKEFDLFYLLVSNPGKVFTREELLETIWGYEYFGDLRTVDVHIRRLREKIEEDPNNLQYIHTKWGVGYYFKSKKANAAVE; encoded by the coding sequence ATGAGCACTAGAGTTATAGTTATTAATAGGGACAAACTATTATTTAAGGGGTTAAAATATAGTTTGGAACAAGATAATTACATTGTGGAATCCGCTTTCACTGTTAAGGAGAGCAAGGATAAGATAAAGAAGAAGGACTATGGCTTAGTAATATTGGATTTAGTACTTCCAGATGGAAATGGATTGAATCTTTGTCAAACCATTAGAGAAAACTCTCAAGTACCTATAATAGTTCTAACGGAAAAACAAGATGATGTAAATAAAATACTGGCCTTAGAATATGGTGCTGACGATTATATAACAAAGCCTATCAATATTTTAATACTAAAGGCTAAAATCAAAGCAATCCTTAGAAGAGCAAATATGAAGAATTTTCATTTTGAAAACCAAATAGTCAAGATAGATGATTTTATAATAAATACACTGGGTAGACGGCTGACCAAAGGGGATGCAAGCATTACATTAACAGGAAAGGAATTTGATCTTTTTTACTTACTGGTTTCCAATCCAGGAAAGGTATTTACTAGAGAGGAATTGTTGGAAACCATTTGGGGATATGAATATTTTGGAGACTTGAGAACAGTAGACGTTCATATAAGGCGCTTGAGGGAAAAAATAGAGGAGGATCCTAACAATTTGCAATACATTCATACCAAATGGGGTGTTGGATATTATTTCAAAAGCAAAAAGGCAAATGCCGCTGTAGAGTAG